A genomic segment from Gossypium hirsutum isolate 1008001.06 chromosome D04, Gossypium_hirsutum_v2.1, whole genome shotgun sequence encodes:
- the LOC107959790 gene encoding serine/threonine-protein kinase EDR1 isoform X1, whose translation MEETRDDAGPEEQGHSNATWWSSDFIEKFGSVSLGSHEESSSNRESPRTFEQDGLSSQTASQILWSSGVLSEPIPNGFYSVIPDKRLKEHFDTIPTLEELQALGGEGYRADIILVDTEKDKKLSMLKQLIVALVKGLNSNPAAMIKKIAGLVSDFYKRTTVESPAKAVLDETSHMLENQGVQLLGQIKHGLCRPRAILFKVLADTVGLESKLMMGLPNDGVIECADSYKHMSVIVVLNSVELLVDLMRFPGQLIPRSTKAIFMTHISAAGESDSAENDSCDSPLEPNSPLYGLSEKVEPDSLSHSEPNIATTFWRRSRRKVIAEQRTASSSPEHPSFRARARSKLSGDRNSHRDYGDDIAASRSSYRSDGASTSEARRIRRRSISMTPEISDDIVRAVRAMNETLKQNRLLQERKEDRSFSHSSTDRSPDLQENASNFHLDGHNKIAGGSSALYNLSRDEIDSQRAISLPSSPHGYRSRTSERIGVSGYVANDEMVATWNKILESPMFNNNPLLPYTEWNIDFSELTVGTRVGIGFFGEVFRGVWNGTDVAIKVFLEQDLTAENMEDFCNEISILSRLRHPNVILFLGACTKPPQLSMITEFMEIGSLYFLIHLSGQKKRLSWRRRLKMLRDICRGLMCMHRMKIVHRDLKSANCLVNKHWTVKICDFGLSRIMTSRPMRDSASAGTPEWMAPELIRNEPFTEKCDIFSLGVIMWELCTLNRPWEGVPPERVVYAVANEGSRLEIPEGPLGRLISDCWAEPEERPSCGEILSRLLDCEYSLC comes from the exons ATGGAAGAGACACGAGATGATGCTGGTCCCGAAGAGCAAGGGCATTCTAATGCAACATGGTGGTCTTcagattttattgaaaaatttggTTCTGTTTCTTTAGGTTCTCATGAAGAGAGTTCAAGTAATAGGGAATCGCCTAGAACTTTTGAGCAAGATGGATTGTCATCTCAGACAGCATCACAGATTTTGTGGAGCTCTGGAGTGCTTTCTGAACCAATTCCAAACGGCTTCTATTCTGTCATTCCG GATAAAAGACTTAAGGAGCATTTTGACACTATTCCTACATTGGAAGAGCTTCAGGCATTGGGTGGAGAAGGTTATAGAGCTGATATTATTCTTGTGGATACTGAGAAAGATAAAAAGCTATCCATGCTGAAGCAGTTGATTGTGGCACTGGTTAAAGGATTGAATTCAAATCCAGCTGCAATGATTAAAAAGATCGCCGGACTG GTTTCTGATTTTTATAAACGTACCACTGTGGAGAGTCCAGCAAAAGCTGTACTAGATGAAACCTCCCACATGCTTGAAAATCAAGGTGTCCAGTTGCTGGGGCAAATAAAACATGGTTTGTGTCGCCCACGAGCCATTTTGTTTAAAGTTTTAGCAGATACTGTAGGGCTTGAAAGTAAGCTCATGATG GGTTTGCCAAATGATGGGGTTATTGAGTGCGCAGATTCTTATAAACACATGTCTGTGATAGTTGTGTTAAATTCTGTGGAGCTATTAGTTGATCTTATGCGGTTTCCGGGTCAGTTGATACCTAGATCAACAAAGGCTATTTTTATGACCCATATTTCAGCAGCAGGGGAGAGTGATTCTGCTGAAAATGATTCCTGTGATTCACCATTGGAGCCAAATAGTCCTCTCTATGGACTTTCTGAGAAAGTTGAGCCTGACAG TCTGTCACATAGTGAACCGAACATTGCTACTACTTTCTGGCGTCGAAGCCGAAGAAAGGTTATTGCTGAACAGCGGACCGCCAGTTCCAG TCCAGAGCATCCATCTTTTCGAGCACGTGCAAGGTCCAAGCTAAGCGGCGATAGGAATTCACATAGAGATTATGGTGATGATATTGCTGCATCAAG ATCTAGCTATAGATCAGATGGTGCATCAACATCTGAAGCTCgtagaataagaagaagaagcaTTAGCATGACTCCGGAGATCAGTGATGATATCGTAAG GGCTGTAAGAGCTATGAATGAAACCTTGAAGCAAAATCGTCTTTTGCAAGAGCGCAAGGAAGATAGATCTTTTTCCCATTCTTCAACTGATAGGAGTCCAGATCTTCAGGAAAAT GCATCAAACTTCCATCTTGATGGCCACAATAAAATTGCTGGCGGGAGCTCTGCATTGTATAACCTTTCTAGGGACGAAATAGATTCTCAAAGAGCTATATCACTGCCATCATCTCCGCATGGCTATAGGAGTCGAACTTCAGAGAGAATTGGAGTTTCAGGCTATGTAGCAAATGATGAAATGGTAGCAACATGGAATAAAATTCTTGAATCTCCGATGTTCAACAATAACCCTTTATTACCTTACACTGAATGGAATATTGATTTCTCCGAATTAACTGTCGGAACTCGTGTTGGGATAG GGTTTTTTGGAGAAGTCTTTCGGGGTGTATGGAATGGAACAGATGTTGCAATCAAGGTGTTTTTGGAGCAAGATCTTACTGCAGAAAACATGGAAGATTTCTGCAATGAGATATCCATTCTTAG CCGACTTCGACATCCCAATG TTATCTTGTTTCTGGGTGCATGCACAAAGCCACCACAGTTGTCGATGATTACTGAATTCATGGAGATAGGATCGTTGTACTTTTTGATCCATCTGAGTGGTCAGAAAAAACGATTGAGCTGGCGGAGGAGACTGAAAATGTTGCGTGATATCTGCAG GGGGTTGATGTGTATGCATCGGATGAAAATTGTTCATCGTGATCTGAAAAGTGCAAATTGCCTTGTGAATAAGCACTGGACTGTTAAGATATGTGATTTTGGTCTGTCCAGAATAATGACCAGCCGACCTATGAGAGACTCCGCATCTGCTGGAACGCCTGAATGGATGGCTCCTGAGCTCATTCGAAATGAACCTTTCACTGAAAAATGTGATATTTTTAGCCTTGGAGTGATAATGTGGGAACTTTGTACTTTAAATAGGCCATGGGAAGGTGTACCACCAGAAAGG GTAGTTTATGCTGTTGCAAACGAAGGATCACGATTGGAGATTCCCGAAGGTCCACTAGGCAGGCTAATTTCAG ATTGTTGGGCAGAACCGGAAGAGCGGCCGAGTTGTGGGGAAATACTATCGCGCTTGCTCGATTGCGAGTACTCTCTCTGCTGA
- the LOC107959790 gene encoding serine/threonine-protein kinase EDR1 isoform X2 encodes MEETRDDAGPEEQGHSNATWWSSDFIEKFGSVSLGSHEESSSNRESPRTFEQDGLSSQTASQILWSSGVLSEPIPNGFYSVIPDKRLKEHFDTIPTLEELQALGGEGYRADIILVDTEKDKKLSMLKQLIVALVKGLNSNPAAMIKKIAGLVSDFYKRTTVESPAKAVLDETSHMLENQGVQLLGQIKHGLCRPRAILFKVLADTVGLESKLMMGLPNDGVIECADSYKHMSVIVVLNSVELLVDLMRFPGQLIPRSTKAIFMTHISAAGESDSAENDSCDSPLEPNSPLYGLSEKVEPDSEPNIATTFWRRSRRKVIAEQRTASSSPEHPSFRARARSKLSGDRNSHRDYGDDIAASRSSYRSDGASTSEARRIRRRSISMTPEISDDIVRAVRAMNETLKQNRLLQERKEDRSFSHSSTDRSPDLQENASNFHLDGHNKIAGGSSALYNLSRDEIDSQRAISLPSSPHGYRSRTSERIGVSGYVANDEMVATWNKILESPMFNNNPLLPYTEWNIDFSELTVGTRVGIGFFGEVFRGVWNGTDVAIKVFLEQDLTAENMEDFCNEISILSRLRHPNVILFLGACTKPPQLSMITEFMEIGSLYFLIHLSGQKKRLSWRRRLKMLRDICRGLMCMHRMKIVHRDLKSANCLVNKHWTVKICDFGLSRIMTSRPMRDSASAGTPEWMAPELIRNEPFTEKCDIFSLGVIMWELCTLNRPWEGVPPERVVYAVANEGSRLEIPEGPLGRLISDCWAEPEERPSCGEILSRLLDCEYSLC; translated from the exons ATGGAAGAGACACGAGATGATGCTGGTCCCGAAGAGCAAGGGCATTCTAATGCAACATGGTGGTCTTcagattttattgaaaaatttggTTCTGTTTCTTTAGGTTCTCATGAAGAGAGTTCAAGTAATAGGGAATCGCCTAGAACTTTTGAGCAAGATGGATTGTCATCTCAGACAGCATCACAGATTTTGTGGAGCTCTGGAGTGCTTTCTGAACCAATTCCAAACGGCTTCTATTCTGTCATTCCG GATAAAAGACTTAAGGAGCATTTTGACACTATTCCTACATTGGAAGAGCTTCAGGCATTGGGTGGAGAAGGTTATAGAGCTGATATTATTCTTGTGGATACTGAGAAAGATAAAAAGCTATCCATGCTGAAGCAGTTGATTGTGGCACTGGTTAAAGGATTGAATTCAAATCCAGCTGCAATGATTAAAAAGATCGCCGGACTG GTTTCTGATTTTTATAAACGTACCACTGTGGAGAGTCCAGCAAAAGCTGTACTAGATGAAACCTCCCACATGCTTGAAAATCAAGGTGTCCAGTTGCTGGGGCAAATAAAACATGGTTTGTGTCGCCCACGAGCCATTTTGTTTAAAGTTTTAGCAGATACTGTAGGGCTTGAAAGTAAGCTCATGATG GGTTTGCCAAATGATGGGGTTATTGAGTGCGCAGATTCTTATAAACACATGTCTGTGATAGTTGTGTTAAATTCTGTGGAGCTATTAGTTGATCTTATGCGGTTTCCGGGTCAGTTGATACCTAGATCAACAAAGGCTATTTTTATGACCCATATTTCAGCAGCAGGGGAGAGTGATTCTGCTGAAAATGATTCCTGTGATTCACCATTGGAGCCAAATAGTCCTCTCTATGGACTTTCTGAGAAAGTTGAGCCTGACAG TGAACCGAACATTGCTACTACTTTCTGGCGTCGAAGCCGAAGAAAGGTTATTGCTGAACAGCGGACCGCCAGTTCCAG TCCAGAGCATCCATCTTTTCGAGCACGTGCAAGGTCCAAGCTAAGCGGCGATAGGAATTCACATAGAGATTATGGTGATGATATTGCTGCATCAAG ATCTAGCTATAGATCAGATGGTGCATCAACATCTGAAGCTCgtagaataagaagaagaagcaTTAGCATGACTCCGGAGATCAGTGATGATATCGTAAG GGCTGTAAGAGCTATGAATGAAACCTTGAAGCAAAATCGTCTTTTGCAAGAGCGCAAGGAAGATAGATCTTTTTCCCATTCTTCAACTGATAGGAGTCCAGATCTTCAGGAAAAT GCATCAAACTTCCATCTTGATGGCCACAATAAAATTGCTGGCGGGAGCTCTGCATTGTATAACCTTTCTAGGGACGAAATAGATTCTCAAAGAGCTATATCACTGCCATCATCTCCGCATGGCTATAGGAGTCGAACTTCAGAGAGAATTGGAGTTTCAGGCTATGTAGCAAATGATGAAATGGTAGCAACATGGAATAAAATTCTTGAATCTCCGATGTTCAACAATAACCCTTTATTACCTTACACTGAATGGAATATTGATTTCTCCGAATTAACTGTCGGAACTCGTGTTGGGATAG GGTTTTTTGGAGAAGTCTTTCGGGGTGTATGGAATGGAACAGATGTTGCAATCAAGGTGTTTTTGGAGCAAGATCTTACTGCAGAAAACATGGAAGATTTCTGCAATGAGATATCCATTCTTAG CCGACTTCGACATCCCAATG TTATCTTGTTTCTGGGTGCATGCACAAAGCCACCACAGTTGTCGATGATTACTGAATTCATGGAGATAGGATCGTTGTACTTTTTGATCCATCTGAGTGGTCAGAAAAAACGATTGAGCTGGCGGAGGAGACTGAAAATGTTGCGTGATATCTGCAG GGGGTTGATGTGTATGCATCGGATGAAAATTGTTCATCGTGATCTGAAAAGTGCAAATTGCCTTGTGAATAAGCACTGGACTGTTAAGATATGTGATTTTGGTCTGTCCAGAATAATGACCAGCCGACCTATGAGAGACTCCGCATCTGCTGGAACGCCTGAATGGATGGCTCCTGAGCTCATTCGAAATGAACCTTTCACTGAAAAATGTGATATTTTTAGCCTTGGAGTGATAATGTGGGAACTTTGTACTTTAAATAGGCCATGGGAAGGTGTACCACCAGAAAGG GTAGTTTATGCTGTTGCAAACGAAGGATCACGATTGGAGATTCCCGAAGGTCCACTAGGCAGGCTAATTTCAG ATTGTTGGGCAGAACCGGAAGAGCGGCCGAGTTGTGGGGAAATACTATCGCGCTTGCTCGATTGCGAGTACTCTCTCTGCTGA